Proteins encoded together in one Gammaproteobacteria bacterium window:
- a CDS encoding YbaK/EbsC family protein, producing MAATADTGTARFAAALAQRGIATPTQRLPASTRTAGEAAAAVGCSIAEIAKSIVFRLADSDLPVLVIASGSNRVDVARLAALAGEGIEKADADFVRRQTGYAIGGIPPFAHARPIRTFVDEDLFGFDRIWAAAGGAFDVFATTAAELLQHSGGSRAEIREQ from the coding sequence ATGGCAGCAACAGCAGACACCGGCACGGCGCGGTTTGCCGCAGCCCTGGCGCAGCGCGGCATTGCAACACCCACACAGCGACTGCCGGCGTCGACACGAACGGCTGGTGAGGCCGCGGCTGCAGTGGGTTGCTCGATTGCCGAAATCGCCAAGTCGATCGTGTTCAGGCTGGCGGACAGCGATCTGCCGGTGCTGGTGATTGCCAGCGGCAGCAATCGCGTCGACGTGGCCAGACTCGCAGCCTTGGCCGGCGAGGGCATTGAAAAAGCAGATGCCGATTTTGTTCGCCGCCAAACGGGCTATGCGATCGGTGGCATCCCGCCGTTTGCCCACGCCCGGCCGATCAGGACATTTGTGGATGAGGACCTGTTCGGGTTCGACAGGATATGGGCGGCAGCTGGCGGCGCATTTGATGTATTCGCCACAACTGCTGCAGAGTTGCTGCAGCACAGTGGTGGTTCGCGGGCGGAGATCAGGGAACAATGA
- a CDS encoding FKBP-type peptidyl-prolyl cis-trans isomerase, with translation MIRFALIVFVALSAAACARPPATAPAETSVEPVSDQDKTLYALGIAIADSLEQYNLSETELEMVQAGLADRLGGGETAVDLGDYHAKISALARDRAATVAQKEKDASAAFVEQMAAQPGAQKFDSGLVVIEMQPGDGPSPKAEDTVQVHYHGMLRDGTVFDSSVERGSPATFPLTRVISCWTEGVQKIKVGGKAKLVCPSDIAYGDRGSPPRIPPGAALVFEVELLEIQ, from the coding sequence ATGATCCGCTTTGCACTGATCGTCTTTGTCGCTTTGTCGGCAGCTGCCTGCGCCAGGCCACCTGCAACCGCCCCGGCTGAAACCAGTGTCGAACCGGTTTCAGACCAGGACAAAACCCTGTATGCGCTTGGCATTGCCATTGCCGACAGCCTGGAGCAATACAACCTCAGCGAAACCGAACTGGAAATGGTTCAGGCCGGCCTGGCTGACCGGCTTGGCGGTGGGGAGACTGCTGTCGACCTGGGTGATTACCATGCAAAGATCAGCGCCCTGGCTCGCGACCGTGCCGCGACGGTTGCACAAAAAGAGAAGGACGCCTCGGCAGCGTTTGTCGAGCAGATGGCCGCACAGCCGGGTGCACAAAAATTTGATTCCGGGCTTGTTGTAATTGAAATGCAGCCGGGTGATGGACCAAGCCCGAAGGCCGAGGACACGGTGCAGGTTCATTACCATGGCATGCTTCGCGACGGTACCGTATTCGACAGTTCGGTCGAGCGCGGCTCGCCGGCAACGTTTCCGCTGACACGCGTTATCTCCTGCTGGACCGAGGGTGTGCAGAAGATCAAGGTCGGCGGCAAGGCAAAACTCGTATGCCCGTCTGACATCGCCTATGGCGATCGCGGCTCGCCCCCACGCATCCCGCCCGGCGCGGCGCTGGTGTTTGAGGTCGAGCTGCTCGAAATTCAGTAA
- a CDS encoding GlsB/YeaQ/YmgE family stress response membrane protein, with amino-acid sequence MGIISWILMGLIAGALGKFIMPGDDPGGIFVTILIGIAGAFVGGFIASALGFGSVTGFDIRSLLIAIGGAVLLLFGYRQLKKGKS; translated from the coding sequence ATGGGGATTATTTCCTGGATACTCATGGGTCTCATCGCTGGCGCGCTGGGCAAGTTCATCATGCCGGGCGACGATCCGGGCGGCATTTTCGTCACCATACTGATTGGTATTGCCGGCGCATTCGTTGGTGGCTTTATTGCATCCGCACTCGGCTTTGGTTCGGTCACAGGCTTTGATATCCGCAGCCTGCTGATTGCCATCGGTGGCGCAGTGCTGTTGCTGTTCGGCTACCGTCAGCTGAAAAAAGGCAAGTCGTAA
- the tal gene encoding transaldolase — MSENPLLELKALGQSIWLDYIERDLLGGGGLARLIEDDGIAGVTSNPSIFHQAITSTGQYDKEISTLADSGAVATTIYNELVISDIRQAADILHPVYTTTAGQDGYVSLEVSPHLANETDASLEQARSLWQQVDRQNLMIKIPGTPEGLPAIEQLVYEGINVNVTLLFSVTRYAEVARAYLRGLQRRLDAGLPLDSVASVASFFLSRIDSAIDKQLPQDHELRGSIAIASARSAYITYQKICASDEWHTLAAAGARPQRLLWASTSTKNPAYSDTLYVDELIGPETVNTVPPKTLDAYRDHGKPAVRVTDGATQALQAIAALPDHGIDLETVTTMLESDGVNKFIASFDSLMQALESERVRLKSA, encoded by the coding sequence ATGAGCGAAAACCCGCTATTAGAACTGAAGGCGCTTGGCCAGAGCATCTGGCTGGACTATATCGAACGGGATCTGCTGGGCGGTGGCGGACTGGCGCGGCTGATCGAAGATGACGGCATCGCCGGTGTCACCTCCAACCCAAGTATCTTCCATCAGGCGATCACCAGCACCGGGCAATACGACAAGGAAATCTCGACGCTGGCAGACAGCGGCGCCGTTGCGACGACGATCTACAACGAACTGGTTATCAGCGACATCCGCCAGGCGGCCGATATCCTGCATCCGGTCTACACCACCACGGCTGGACAGGACGGATATGTCAGCCTGGAAGTCTCGCCACACCTGGCCAATGAAACCGATGCCAGCCTCGAACAGGCAAGGAGCCTGTGGCAACAGGTTGACCGGCAGAACCTGATGATCAAGATCCCCGGCACGCCCGAGGGCTTGCCGGCTATCGAGCAGCTGGTTTACGAAGGCATAAACGTCAACGTGACCTTGTTGTTCAGCGTAACGCGCTACGCTGAAGTCGCGCGCGCCTACCTCCGCGGACTGCAGCGCAGACTCGACGCCGGGCTGCCGCTGGACAGCGTTGCGTCGGTCGCCAGCTTTTTCCTGAGTCGCATCGATTCGGCAATCGACAAACAACTGCCGCAGGACCATGAGTTACGCGGTTCGATTGCCATCGCCAGCGCCCGCAGTGCTTACATTACCTATCAGAAAATCTGTGCCAGCGATGAATGGCACACGCTTGCGGCCGCAGGCGCCCGCCCTCAGCGCCTGCTGTGGGCAAGCACCAGCACAAAGAATCCGGCTTACAGCGATACTTTGTATGTCGATGAACTGATCGGTCCGGAAACCGTCAACACGGTGCCACCAAAAACACTCGACGCCTATCGTGATCACGGCAAGCCTGCGGTGCGCGTAACCGACGGCGCCACGCAGGCGCTACAGGCAATTGCAGCTTTACCGGATCATGGCATCGACCTGGAGACCGTAACGACGATGCTCGAGAGTGATGGCGTCAACAAGTTCATCGCTTCATTCGACTCACTCATGCAGGCGCTTGAAAGCGAGCGCGTGCGGCTCAAGTCAGCATGA
- a CDS encoding Trm112 family protein produces MDRQVIDILACPASHRPLRPLPAARLHRLNELIKSGQATYLGGEKITEPLDAALVTDNDAVIYRIDDDIPVLLVECGISGRLAIDP; encoded by the coding sequence ATTGACCGCCAGGTTATCGATATTCTCGCCTGCCCGGCCAGTCACCGACCGCTGCGGCCGCTTCCGGCTGCGCGCCTGCACCGCCTCAACGAGCTGATAAAGTCCGGCCAGGCAACCTATCTTGGTGGTGAGAAAATCACCGAACCACTGGATGCCGCCCTGGTGACTGACAATGATGCGGTGATTTACCGGATCGATGACGACATCCCGGTGCTGCTGGTAGAATGCGGGATCTCCGGCCGCCTGGCCATCGACCCATAG
- a CDS encoding DoxX family protein, with protein MEIRRWPIEALRIYTGIFFAYHGFGKLTRETGFNITGFLEAMKDKSFGFYQPLIESVFLPNAGLFSGLVAWGELLVGVALVLGVAVRYASIAGAFMLANFWFAKGQSIFDGQNHDAIWVAIFLVLALVPAGKFLGLDQKLADRFSFLR; from the coding sequence ATGGAAATCCGCAGATGGCCGATCGAGGCGCTCCGCATCTATACGGGAATTTTTTTCGCGTATCACGGATTCGGTAAGCTGACCCGCGAAACCGGGTTCAATATCACCGGCTTCCTCGAAGCGATGAAAGACAAGAGCTTCGGTTTTTATCAACCCCTGATCGAATCGGTTTTTCTGCCGAACGCGGGATTGTTCTCCGGCCTGGTCGCCTGGGGCGAGCTGCTCGTGGGCGTCGCTCTGGTGCTGGGCGTCGCGGTGCGTTACGCATCGATTGCCGGTGCATTCATGCTCGCCAATTTCTGGTTTGCCAAGGGCCAGAGTATTTTTGACGGCCAGAACCACGATGCTATCTGGGTAGCTATATTCCTGGTGCTGGCGCTTGTTCCCGCCGGAAAGTTCCTGGGACTGGACCAGAAGCTGGCCGACAGGTTCTCTTTCCTGCGCTGA
- a CDS encoding DUF885 domain-containing protein, translating to MKNSLILMLCVALAGPAAAASDDWVERSNANAELLLDVLASFAPEGAAALGVDGLDEQISDLRPGLYERTRKANAEVRRKLEERLKKEQDPLVRQDLEILIKAVDDNQRTTRLQHENLLPYYNVTQNIFQGLRALIDPQVPAERYPAAVARLRKYAGLERGYEPVTELAKDRTAERFDIDGLVGPFRGEVEQDLERAETFITGMRELLANSGIDGWKKPYARLESQLNKYNKWVRTEILPRAREDFRLPPALYEDALRNWGVYDSPQDLIRAATQGYMDIRNEMEALAPIVAEKKDFEHSDYRDVIRRLKQERIPGNELLEFYYARLQDIEDFIRANDLITLPQRDAGIRIASAAETAAQPSAHLDIPRLIGNTGEYPEFVLPQLQKDDDGNWIGSDDNFAAGTWTLTAHEARPGHELQFSAMIENGVSIARALFAFNSANVEGWALYAEAIAKPYMPVEGQLISLQYRLARAARMFLDPMLNLGLISPQEAKRLLLEDVVLGESWAQNEIERYTYRIPGQATAYYYGYMNMQSLRTRTELALRDKFSARAFHDFVLAQGLLPPDLLEKAVMETFVPQQQELAASLR from the coding sequence ATGAAGAATTCTCTCATATTGATGCTATGCGTCGCGCTGGCCGGGCCGGCAGCGGCCGCCAGCGACGACTGGGTAGAACGCAGCAACGCCAATGCAGAGCTGCTGCTCGATGTCCTGGCCAGCTTTGCCCCCGAAGGCGCCGCGGCGCTGGGGGTGGACGGGCTCGACGAGCAGATCAGCGACCTGCGACCCGGTCTCTACGAGCGCACCCGGAAAGCCAACGCGGAAGTCCGGCGTAAACTGGAAGAACGTCTGAAAAAAGAACAGGACCCGCTGGTACGGCAGGACCTGGAAATCCTCATCAAGGCCGTTGACGACAACCAGCGCACCACCCGGCTGCAGCACGAAAACCTGCTGCCCTACTACAACGTCACACAGAACATTTTCCAGGGCCTGCGCGCCCTGATTGATCCGCAGGTACCGGCCGAACGCTATCCCGCGGCTGTCGCGCGACTGCGCAAGTACGCCGGTCTCGAACGCGGCTATGAACCGGTTACCGAACTGGCCAAAGACCGCACCGCTGAGCGCTTTGATATCGACGGACTGGTCGGACCATTCCGCGGCGAGGTGGAACAGGATCTTGAGCGTGCTGAAACTTTTATCACCGGCATGCGTGAGCTGCTCGCCAACAGCGGCATTGATGGCTGGAAGAAACCGTATGCCAGGCTTGAAAGCCAGCTGAACAAATACAACAAATGGGTGCGAACCGAAATCCTGCCGCGTGCCCGCGAAGACTTCCGCCTGCCGCCGGCACTCTATGAAGACGCGCTACGCAACTGGGGCGTGTACGACTCGCCACAGGACCTGATTCGCGCCGCAACACAGGGCTACATGGATATCCGCAACGAGATGGAGGCGCTGGCGCCTATCGTGGCCGAGAAAAAAGACTTCGAGCACAGCGACTACCGCGACGTAATCCGGCGACTCAAGCAGGAGCGCATTCCGGGCAACGAGTTGCTCGAGTTTTACTATGCCAGACTGCAGGATATCGAAGACTTTATCCGCGCCAATGACCTGATAACGTTGCCACAGCGCGATGCCGGCATACGCATTGCTTCGGCCGCCGAGACTGCAGCACAGCCATCGGCGCATCTTGATATCCCGCGTCTGATCGGCAACACCGGCGAGTATCCCGAGTTTGTATTGCCGCAGCTGCAGAAGGATGACGACGGTAACTGGATTGGCAGTGACGACAATTTCGCCGCTGGCACATGGACGCTTACCGCACACGAGGCACGCCCCGGCCACGAACTTCAGTTTTCAGCCATGATTGAAAACGGAGTTTCCATCGCGCGCGCCCTGTTTGCCTTCAATAGTGCCAACGTTGAGGGTTGGGCGCTGTATGCCGAAGCGATTGCCAAGCCCTACATGCCGGTCGAGGGTCAGCTGATCTCGCTGCAGTATCGACTGGCACGTGCGGCACGGATGTTTCTGGATCCGATGCTGAATCTTGGCCTGATATCACCGCAGGAAGCAAAACGGCTGTTGCTGGAAGACGTGGTGCTGGGTGAAAGCTGGGCGCAAAATGAAATAGAGCGCTACACCTACAGGATACCCGGCCAGGCAACCGCTTATTATTATGGCTATATGAACATGCAGTCGCTGCGCACCCGCACCGAGCTGGCTCTGCGCGACAAGTTCAGTGCCCGGGCGTTTCACGATTTCGTGCTGGCGCAAGGGCTGCTGCCGCCGGATCTGCTCGAGAAAGCAGTGATGGAAACGTTTGTTCCGCAGCAGCAGGAGCTGGCAGCGTCCCTGCGCTGA
- the acs gene encoding acetate--CoA ligase, whose protein sequence is MTDKKTYPVDTAFAAAAHIDAERYETMYRQSVDDPEEFWAEHGKRIDWIKPYNKIRSVSYDPANVSIKWYYDGTLNACVNCVDRHLEKRGDQPAIIWEGDDPADDETITYRQLHEKVCRLANAMKDLGIGKGDNVTIYMPMIPEAAVAMLACARIGAPHSVVFGGFSPDALAGRIEDCDSKLVITADEGIRGGKKIPLKKNVDQALANPAVTTVQNALVVRRTGADIHWESGRDVWYHDAVESAAADCPAEEMGAEDPLFILYTSGSTGKPKGVLHTTGGYMVYASMTHEYVFDYQDGDVYWCTADVGWVTGHSYIVYGPLANGAITLMFEGVPNYPDASRFGQVVDKHNVKQLYTAPTAIRALMQLGEGVMGNTRRDSLKLLGSVGEPINPEAWEWYYRVIGNSKCPIVDTWWQTETGGILITPLPGAMPLKPGSASKPFFGIKPAIVDAKGNELEGAAEGVLAITDSWPGQMRTLYGDHERFVATYFSDLPGKYFAGDGASRDEDGYYWITGRVDDVLNVSGHRMGTAELESALVAHPVVAEAAVVGFPHKIKGQGIYAYVTVQQGVTSNDELANELRQWVRKEIGPIAKPDVIQFAPGLPKTRSGKIMRRILRKIAENDYGELGDTSTLADPSVVEDLIANRVS, encoded by the coding sequence ATGACGGACAAGAAGACATACCCGGTAGACACAGCATTTGCCGCTGCAGCGCATATTGATGCCGAGCGCTACGAAACCATGTATCGCCAGTCGGTGGACGATCCGGAAGAATTCTGGGCAGAACACGGCAAACGCATTGACTGGATAAAGCCATACAACAAAATCAGATCCGTCTCGTACGACCCGGCGAACGTGTCGATAAAGTGGTACTACGACGGCACCCTGAATGCCTGCGTCAACTGCGTTGACCGCCACCTGGAAAAACGGGGTGACCAGCCCGCCATTATCTGGGAGGGCGACGACCCGGCAGATGACGAGACAATCACCTATCGGCAGCTGCACGAAAAAGTATGCCGATTGGCAAACGCCATGAAAGATCTCGGTATCGGCAAAGGCGACAACGTAACGATCTATATGCCGATGATTCCCGAAGCCGCTGTCGCGATGCTGGCCTGTGCCCGTATCGGTGCGCCCCACTCCGTCGTGTTTGGCGGTTTTTCGCCTGACGCTCTCGCCGGGCGCATCGAAGACTGTGATTCGAAACTGGTGATTACTGCTGATGAAGGAATTCGCGGCGGCAAGAAGATCCCGCTGAAGAAAAACGTCGACCAGGCATTGGCCAACCCTGCGGTAACCACAGTGCAAAACGCCCTCGTCGTACGTCGAACGGGCGCTGACATCCACTGGGAGAGTGGCCGTGACGTCTGGTACCACGATGCTGTGGAATCGGCGGCGGCAGATTGCCCGGCCGAAGAGATGGGCGCGGAGGATCCGCTGTTCATCCTCTATACGTCAGGTTCGACCGGCAAGCCGAAGGGCGTCCTGCATACCACCGGTGGCTACATGGTGTATGCATCCATGACACACGAGTATGTATTTGACTACCAGGACGGCGACGTCTACTGGTGTACCGCCGACGTAGGCTGGGTCACCGGGCACAGCTATATCGTTTACGGTCCGCTGGCGAATGGTGCAATCACGCTGATGTTCGAGGGCGTGCCGAATTACCCTGATGCCTCGCGCTTCGGCCAGGTAGTGGACAAGCACAATGTAAAGCAGCTCTACACGGCGCCTACCGCGATTCGCGCCCTGATGCAGCTCGGTGAAGGCGTCATGGGCAACACCCGTCGCGACAGCCTCAAACTGCTTGGCAGCGTTGGCGAACCGATCAACCCCGAGGCGTGGGAGTGGTACTACCGCGTTATCGGTAACAGCAAGTGTCCGATTGTCGACACCTGGTGGCAGACCGAAACCGGCGGGATACTTATTACACCGCTGCCCGGCGCCATGCCGCTGAAGCCAGGCTCCGCTTCGAAACCGTTTTTCGGCATAAAGCCGGCCATCGTTGACGCAAAAGGCAACGAGCTGGAGGGTGCCGCCGAGGGCGTCCTGGCAATCACGGACAGCTGGCCAGGCCAGATGCGCACACTTTACGGCGATCACGAACGCTTCGTTGCAACCTATTTCAGTGACCTGCCGGGCAAGTATTTTGCCGGTGACGGCGCCAGCCGTGATGAAGACGGCTACTACTGGATTACCGGCCGGGTGGATGACGTGCTGAATGTCTCGGGACATCGCATGGGTACGGCCGAGCTGGAATCGGCACTCGTGGCGCACCCGGTCGTGGCAGAGGCTGCTGTGGTTGGATTTCCACACAAGATCAAAGGCCAGGGTATCTATGCCTACGTCACCGTGCAGCAAGGGGTTACCAGCAACGACGAGCTGGCCAATGAGCTGCGTCAGTGGGTACGCAAGGAAATCGGCCCGATCGCCAAGCCGGATGTGATCCAGTTTGCTCCGGGTCTGCCAAAGACACGCTCCGGAAAAATTATGCGGCGCATCCTGCGCAAGATCGCGGAGAACGACTATGGCGAGCTGGGTGACACTTCGACACTGGCTGATCCTTCAGTGGTCGAGGATCTCATCGCCAATCGCGTTTCCTGA
- a CDS encoding glycosyltransferase family 4 protein has protein sequence MPRVLCVTDFSDRAEAACLAGLPGQGFEISVMCPRQAPSWQTFAAAGLHTIDLRIKGNIDRHAIQAIREELQRVNYDIVHTFNNRAITNALLATRNIDIRIVAYRGIVGNVSFLDPMSWLRYLHPRVDRIVCVANAVRDYFLDMGLPGLRVDRQKPVTIYKGHDLDWYRDEPADLALLGIPASAFVICCVANDRPRKGLPVLIDALDQLPAAVDTWLLLVGKMDSPRLQKKIAASPRRNRIVMAGYREDAPTLAAASDCLVLPALRREGLPKVVIEAMAYATVPIVTDSGGSPELVVDGESGLVVPPGEAAAIAAAIEKLHDDTDLCRTMGKAAQARIRKSFRVEDTIMQTAALYRELLA, from the coding sequence ATGCCTCGCGTACTGTGTGTTACTGATTTCAGCGACCGGGCCGAGGCCGCCTGCCTCGCCGGCCTGCCCGGTCAGGGCTTCGAAATCTCCGTTATGTGCCCGCGTCAGGCACCGTCCTGGCAGACCTTTGCCGCAGCCGGCCTGCATACGATTGACCTGCGTATAAAAGGCAATATCGATCGCCACGCCATCCAGGCAATACGCGAAGAACTGCAGCGTGTTAATTACGACATCGTCCACACGTTCAACAACCGTGCCATTACCAACGCATTGCTGGCCACTCGTAACATTGACATACGCATCGTTGCGTATCGGGGCATCGTGGGGAATGTCAGTTTTCTCGACCCCATGTCGTGGCTGCGTTACCTGCATCCGCGGGTTGACCGGATCGTGTGCGTTGCCAATGCAGTGCGCGACTATTTCCTGGACATGGGCTTACCCGGCCTGCGCGTAGACCGGCAAAAACCGGTGACAATATACAAGGGCCACGACCTGGACTGGTACCGGGATGAGCCCGCTGACCTCGCCCTCCTCGGCATTCCCGCCAGCGCTTTCGTCATTTGCTGCGTGGCAAATGACCGACCGCGCAAGGGGCTGCCGGTACTGATTGATGCGTTGGACCAGCTGCCGGCTGCAGTTGACACCTGGTTGCTGCTGGTCGGGAAAATGGACAGCCCTCGCCTGCAGAAAAAAATTGCCGCCAGCCCGCGGCGTAACCGCATTGTCATGGCCGGCTATCGCGAAGATGCACCAACGCTGGCGGCTGCCAGCGACTGCCTGGTTTTGCCGGCGCTGCGTCGTGAGGGTCTACCAAAGGTAGTTATCGAAGCCATGGCCTACGCCACCGTTCCAATCGTTACTGATTCCGGCGGCAGCCCCGAGCTGGTGGTTGATGGCGAAAGCGGCCTTGTCGTGCCACCCGGGGAAGCGGCCGCTATTGCTGCAGCGATAGAAAAGCTGCACGACGATACTGATCTTTGCCGCACTATGGGCAAGGCGGCACAGGCACGCATCCGCAAAAGCTTTCGCGTCGAAGACACCATTATGCAAACAGCTGCGCTGTACCGCGAACTGCTTGCCTGA